In Achromobacter pestifer, the DNA window CATCCTGTCCGTCGCGGGTACGGCGCAAGGCAACAGGAGCCAGGCCCCGCGCGGCATGCGCCTCCAGCAAGGTATCCAGCAGCACGGCGGGCAGATCGCGCTGAAATGGCACCACCAGTTCGCGGCCAGCCAGATCGTCGAAGGTCCGAACCGCCGGATCGCGGCTGACCAGCCACAGGATGCCCCATACGGAGATGTTCAACAGGCGCACAGGCATGCCGCGGTTGTGCAGCAAGGCCGGCAGCGTGCAGGGAGCGGCGCTGAAATCCAGATCCCCGCTCACCAGCAGCGTGCGCAACTGGTCCGGCGTCTGCCACAGGCGGAAGCGCAACTGCCCGGCGTGTTCCGCCAGCGCGCCGGTGGCCGCCATGTGCATCAGGGGATAGCTGACCACGGCGCCGGGGCCTGCCAGTGTCAAGACGGCGCGGCGCTCCGGCGGCGCCGCGCGCAGGGCCCCCGCCGCGGGCAGCAGGGCCGCTCCCAGGGCCGCCGCGCAGAAGCGGCGGCGCATGTGCAAGTCGTTCATTGAGTTTCAAATAAGAATTGTTATCGTTTAAGATTCTCCCATTCACACTGAAAGACCCAGAATGACAAATATCAATCTGGCCGGCGCGGCGGTGGCCGCCCTGCTGGCAAGGCATCCGCTGCTGCAAGGCTTGCCGCCGGGCGTGGCCCAGGAAGTCGCGGTCGACCTGCTGCGCGGCGCCAGCCCGCTACGGGCCGAGGCGGGGCAGATCCTGTTCAGCGAAGGCGACGAGGCCTCCAGCTACGTGCTGATAGAAAGCGGCCAGGCCGAGGTCATGCGCTACAGCTACAACGGCGATGAACGCGTGTTCCGTGTGTTCGAGCCGGGCCAGTTGATGGCGGAGGCGGCCATGTTCATGCCTCACGGCCGCTACCCCATGCAGGCTCGCGCCCGCAGCGCGCTGCAGGGCTGGCGCCTGTGCCGCCGCCAGTTGCACGATGCTTGCCGCCGCTGCCCGGAGCTGGCGCTCAAGCTGCTGGCCGCGCTCAGCAAGAGCCTGTACGACCAGGTCAACAAAGTGGACTGGATGACTTCCAGTTCAGCGCCCGAGCGGCTGGCGAATTACCTCATGGGCCTGCACGAACGCCAGGGCGCGGCGCTGACGCTGCCGCTGAACCAGCGCCAGCTTGCCGCTCACCTGGGCATCCGCGCCGAAACCTTGAGCCGCCTGCTCAACGACTGGCAGACGCAGGGCTACATCAGCGGCAAGCGTTGCCAATGGGCGGTGCACGATCCAGCGCATCTGGCCAGGCTCGCGACGATGGCGAAGCGGCCGTTCTGACAGCGAGGCCGTGCCCACGCCACACGCTGGCCAGGAATGATCCCACTCTGGGCGCCAATGACTTTTGTCATCGGAGCAACGCCGGTGAGCGTCGGACAATGCAGGCAGATCCTCTCCCCCGCTCCCATGTCCGAATCCGCCTCTCCCCTTGCGCCTGTCCCGGCGGCTCCCCCGATCACGGAAGCAGACATCCGGCAACTGGTGCACCGCTTCTATGCGCAAGTGCGCCAGGATGAAACCCTCGGTCCGATATTCGATTCCCGCGTGTCGGACTGGGACCACCACCTGGACCTGCTGTGCGATTTCTGGTCGGCGCTGCTGTTGGGCACGCGCCGCTTCAAGGGCGCACCGATTCCCGCCCATGCGCGCATCCCGGATCTTTCCTGGCCGCTGTTCCAGCGCTGGCTGGCCCTGTTCCATGGCGTCACCGCCGGGCTCGGCCAGCCGGCCTTGCAGGCCCAGGCCGACGCCATGGCCGAACGCATCGCGGCCAAGCTGTGGAGCGTGTGGCAGCAGCGCCAAAGTCTGCCGCGCCTGCCCGACTCGCTGCCTGAAGGCGTGCGGCCCTACCGCGACAGCCCCGTGTTCACGCCCGACAACCTGCCGGCCGGTTTGCTTGCGGCGCATACGACCAAGGCAGGCACCTGGGGCTTGTTGAAGGTGCACGCCGGCGTGCTGCGCTACACGCTGGATGATCCGCCGCACGCCGAAGTGGTGCTGACGGCCGGACAGCAAGTGCTGATAGAACCGCAGGTGCGGCACCATGTGGCGTTCGAACTCCCGGGCAGCTTTCAGATTACGTTCTGCCGCGCCGACGGTCCGCAAGACGGAACCTGACCGACTTCGCCTGGACTGCGCCGCAATCGTCGCCCGCTAGCGGCGAGCCGCCTTTGCTTCAGCCGGCCGCGGCGCTGAGATGCTCATAAAGAATCGCCGCGCCTATCCCCATCAGCGCGATCCCGCCCAGGATCTCGGCCCGCTTGCCGGCAACGCTGCCCAGCACCCGCCCGAGCATCACGCCCAGAGTCACCATCAAGGTGGTCGCCAGGCCGATGGCGATGGCCGCCACCACGATGTTCACGTCCACGAATGCCAGACCCACGCCGACCGCCATGGCATCGATGCTGGTGGCCAAGCCCGTTGCGGCCAGAAGCCAGAAGGAATGGCGGGTGACGGGCGCGGTATCTTCGTCTTCCTCCTTGAGGCCGTTGCGTACCATGAGCAAGCCCAGGGTACAGAGCATTGCGAAGGCGATCCAATGGTCCCAGGCGACCACGTACCGGGCGGCGACGGAACCCAGTCCCCAGCCTATCACTGGGGTGATGGCTTCGATCACGCCGAAGATCAGCCCTGTGCGCAGGGCTTCCGGGAATCGGGGCTTGTAGAGCGCGGCGCCTTTGCTGATGGCGGCGGCGAAGGCGTCCGTGGACATGGCGAACGCGAGAACGATGATGGCGACGGCATTCATATGAGGAAGGATCCTGCTGGGCGGAAACGGCACGGATCTTCCGCGCCGCCCGGCGTCGCGCGAAAAATCCGTGGTCTCGCCAAGCATGGATGCCGCCTGCGCCATGGCTGAGCCAGCCAAGAATGTTGACGCAAGCCCCTGCGGAACTGGCCGCAGGGAGGCTACTCCCCAAAGAGTGAAACCAGTCTAGCAGAGCCTGCTGACCAGTGTGTTACAGCGCTACTCCCCGCGTATTCCCGCCTTCTCGATCACCTCCTTCCAGCCCTTGGCCTCCCTGTCCACCCATTCCTGTGCCTGCGCCTTGCCCGCGAACGGCCCGCGCATGCCCAGCACGGCCATGCTTTGCTGGAACTCCGGCATGGCGTAGACCTTGGCCAGCGTGTCTTCCCATACCTGCGCGATTTCTTTAGGCGTGCCCTTGGGCGCCATCACCAGGAATGCGAACGACACGTCGTAGTTTTTCAAGCCAGCCACGCCCGATTGCGCCGCGGTGGGGACTTCAGGCAGGTCGGCGTCGCGTTCCTTGCCCGACACCGCCAAGGCCTTCAGCTTGCCCGCCCGTACATGCGGCAGGACGCCGGGCGTGGCAAGAAAGGCAGCCTGTATCTGATCGCCCAACAGCGCGTTGACGGCGGGCGCGTTGCCGCGGTACGGCACATGCGCGACTTCCAAGCCGGCCGCGAGACGGAGCTTCTCGAAGGCCAGGTTGCCGGGGCTGCCGTAGCCGGCGGAGGCATAAGTGATGCGGTTGGCCTTGGCGTAGCGCAGGAATTCGTTCAGCGTGTTGATGCCAAGCTCCGGACGCACCGCTAGCGCCAACCCGAAGGATCCGGCCAAGCTCAGCGGTTCCAGTCGCTGGGTGACGTCCTTGTCCAGCCCCCTGAAGATGTATGGATTGACGGTCATGAGCGTGTCTAGCGTCATCAGCAGCGTATAGCCATCCGGCGCCGCCTGCGCCACGGACTGGGCGCCGATGTTGCCGGACGCGCCGGAGCGGTTCTCGACGACGATGGTCTGGCCCAGGATCTTGCCGGCATGCTGCGCGATGGCGCGGGCTTCGAGGTCCAGGGGACCCGCCGGCGGAAAGTTGACGATGAGGCGGACGGGACGCGAGGGGTAGTCGGACGCCATGGCAACCGAGGTTCCGGCCGCGAGCAGCGCCGTACAGAACAGCAAGGACTTGATCATGCTTGGCTCCTGGATGGGCCGGCCTGCTGGCCGGCGCCTCTGCGGGTTGTCAGGCGATGGCGGAAGGATGCGGACTGGTTTCGGCGTGGCGGATCATGTTGCGCGACAACTCCAGCAGCAAGTCGGCGCGCAGCGCGCTAGCGGCGGGGTCGTCCCACAGGTTGCGCAGCTCGTGGGGATCTTCATGCAGATCGTAGAGTTCGCCCCAAGCGGCATCGGCATAGACACTGAGCCGGTGGCGCGGCGTCTGCAAGGTGCGCATGCGGGTGCGGCCGGGAAAACCGAACATGGTGCGCTGGCCCTCTTCCTCGATCAGCACCGCGTCGCGCACGCGCTCGGCCCCGCCCGACATGAGGGGCAGCAGCGAGGCGCCCTGCATGCCGTTGTAGGCCGGCAGGCCGGCGCGCGCCAGCACGGTGGCGGCGATGTCGGCGGTGGAACACAGCGCCTGGCTGCGCGCAGCGGCGGGCGCTGCCTGCGGATCGCGCCAGATGAAGGGCGTGCGGATCAGGCTCTGGTAATGGATCGGCCCCTTGAGCAGCAGTTGGTGATCGCCGAAGTAGTCGCCGTGGTCGCTGGTGAAGATGACGACGGTGTTGTCGTCCAGCCCCATCTCGCGCAGCGCCTGCATCACGCGCCCGATGGTGGCGTCGATGTGGCTGATGGAGCCGTAGTTCAGCGCGATGGCCTCGCGCGCCTCGCGCTCGGTGCAGGCAAAGATGGCGGGCGTGTGCTTGACGGCCTTGCCCTGGTCGCGCTGCTGGTGCATCCAGGCTACATGGGGCGGCGGCTGATGGCCCGGCTCGGCGCTGGCGTGGAACGACTCCGGCAGGGCCACGTCTTCGGGGCGGTACATGTCCCAGTACTTGCCGTGGGGCGTGAAAGGATGGTGCGGATCGGGGAACGAGCACTGGATGAAGAACGGCTTGCCGCTGGCCGCGTTGTCGCGCAACTGCGCGATGGTCTGGTCGCCAATGTAGGCGGTGGTGGAGCATTCTTCCGGCACGCGGGTGCGCCAGGCTTGATGGTGCTCTGTCAGTACATAGCCCGGCGCCGGCAAGGCATGCTCGGGCCCCCACAGGTGTCGCGCCTCTGGATGTTCGCGGGCCAGCCAGCGCTCGTAATGGCCCCAGACCTGGTCGCCGTGATCCACCGCCAGCGCCACGCGCTCGAAGCCGTAGAACGGCGTATCCAGATCATGTCCAGGATCCGTGCGCCACAGCGGGCCCCATTCCTGGTCGTAGTTGCCGGGCTCGGCGGTCCAGGCCTCGCCCTGCGCGCCGTCGCCAGCCGGCGGCCAGACGGCTGGCTTGCCGGTCATGTTCTGCAAGTGCGATTTGCCGATCAATGCGGTGGCGTAGCCCGCGCCGCGCAAGCGGTCGACGAAGGTGGTGGCGCGCTGCGACAGCGGAATCCCGTTGTGGCGCACGCCGTGCACCGAGGGCATGCGGCCGGTCATCAAAGTGGCGCGGTTGGGCATGCAGATGGGCGACGCCACATAAAAGCGGTCCGCCGACCACCCCTGCCGCGCCAGCGCGTCCAGCTCCGGCGTGCGCAGCATGGCGTTGCCGTAGCTGCCTAGATGATCCGCGCGCTGCTGATCCGTGATGAATAGCAGGAAATTCGGCTGCATCGTGTCTCCTCGCCGCCGGCTTTGCGCCGGCCTGGCTCTGTTGTCAGGCCATTATGTGTAGAGGAGGCATAAATTGATAATGAATTAATATTACTGAGCCATAACCCTGTATTTATGCCTCGAGGACGCCCGCATGGACTGGACCCACCGCATCCGCCTGCGCCACCTGGCCATCCTGGTGCGCCTGTGCGAAACCCGCAACCTGAGCCAGGTCGCGTCGGAACTCAACATCACGCAGCCGGCGCTGTCGAAGTGGCTGAAGGACCTGGAAGCGGACATCGGCCTGACGCTGTTTGACCGCCATGCGCGCGGCATCGAGCCCACGCTTTACGGACTGGAACTGCGCACGCATGCGCGCGAGATCCTGGGCAAGCTGGGCCGCGCCCAGGACACCATGGCGCAACTGGCCCGCGGCGCCACCGGCACGCTGGCGGTGGGCGTCACGCCCAATATCGCGCCGGTGCTGCTGCCGCCCAGCATCCGGCGCTTTCGCGAACACTATCCACGCGTGCTGCTGCGGCTGGCCGAGAACACGCTGGACTACCTGCTGCCGCTGATGCAGGAAGGCACGTTCGACGTGCTGGTGGGACGCCTGGAACAGCACTCGCTGCCGCGCAACCTGCACTACGAAGAGTTGTACGGAGAGCCTATCTGCCTGGCCGTGGGCACGGCCCATCCGCTGGCGAACAAGCGCAAGGTGACATGGCAGGACGTGCAGCAGTACCCCTGGATCGCGCCTGGCCCGTCAACACCGATGCGGATACGCATCGATTACGAACTGGCGCTGGCCGGCCAGCCCGCGCCCTGGCATCAGGTGGAATCGTCGTCGGTGCTGGTCAACCTGGCGCTGCTGGACGGCTCGGATCTGGTGCTGCCGATCTCGGAACGTCTGGCGCTGCATTTCGCGAAGCAGCACATGATCAAGGTATTGCCGCTGGCGATGCGCAGCCGCGGGATGACAGGCATGGTCTGGCGCGACGCCGCACTGGCTTCAGAGCATGCGGCGTACTTCATGGAGTGCCTGCGGCTGGCACGATGACGGCAATAAGAAATGGCAGATAATCCACGGCACTCCCTGCCGCCAGTCCAGAGGCCGGCGCGCAAATGCGCCAACCAGTCCTGAACGGAATATCCATGACCCGATCCGAATACGAAACCGAACTGCTGCGCATCCTACGCGCCCACGGCGCCGCGGCCAGCGCTACGTTGACGGCCTTGATCGCCGCCTTGCCCCCCAAGGCGCGCGAGATCCATTTCGTAGTGTTCCCCGACCAGGACGGTGAAGGCACGTTCTCCGTGGTGGCCAGCCTGGAAGGCCCAGACCTGTTCGTGCTCAACAAGGCCATCGAAGGCCACCGCTACCTGTTCGACGTGCGCCACACGGAAGACGGCGTCAAGCCCGAGGTGCCGCTGTTCGCGTCCGATGAAGCCGGATTCAACGTGCAGGACGTCATCGTCGACACGGCGATACAGTGGGTGGCGGAACTATGGCAGGCCAGCGGCAGCTCGCCGCTGCCTGGATTGGTATACGGAGAAGAAGGCTACGGGACGCGCGAGCCGCTCGCATTGCCCGCATAGCGCCGCGGCGAGCCTATGCCGCCACGGCCAACGCCCTCACCAGGCCACATGGAACATTGCCTTGGCCAGCACCACGATCAGCACCATGTGGCAGAACACGCTGACATGCATGCGCCGGCTCAAGGCCCCGGTCAGGCGCTGGCGCCGCGCCAGCGTCAGGGCGGTGGCGACATGGACCAGCACGCTCAAGGCCAGCGCGATCTTCAATGACAACAGGATGCCGAAGGACGAGGCGAACGGATCGGCGAGCGCGCTGCGGTATTGCCAGGCCAGGCCCAGGCCGGCCAGGTACAGCACGACGACCGACCACGGCAGCACGGATCGCACGCGCGGCGCCAGCTGACTGCCCAGCGCGCGGCGCACGTCGGGCGGCAGGCGCTTGTGCACGGGCTCCAGGAACAGCACCTCGAAGGTGACCGTGCCGACGAAGAGGAAGGCGGCGAGCAGGTGCAGGATGAGCAGCAAGGGGTAGGTATTCATGGCTGCGTACGGGAGTGACCATCAATCAGGATTGTCCCATCCGCAAGGATGGCACGGACATGACAAACATCAAACCCGCGCCGCGCGCGTAAGCCGCCAGCCCCTCGCTCGCCGCCCTGCCTGCCCGGTCGTCAGAACTTGTAGCTGACCTTCATCCAGACGTTCCTGGGCGTGCCGTAGTTGTAGCCGTTGTAGCCCCCCAGGCCACTGTAGTAATACTTGTCGGTCAGGTTTTCCACATTGATCGAAGCCGACACATGCCTGTTGAAGTCATAGCGCGCCATCAGGCCGAACAAGGTGACGCCGCCCTGGCTGGCGCGCCCCAGGCCGCTGGCTTCGTCGTAGTAGATGCTGCTCTGATAGCTGACGTTGCCGCCGATCGTGAGCTTGTTCCACTCGCCGGGCAGCCTGTAGCTGGCGGCGAGGCGGAACAGCCGCTGGGGCGTGCTCGGCAGCAGCAAGGCGCCTTCGGCGTCGCGCTTGGCGAAGTAGGTGTAGCCGCCCATCAGCTGCAGGCCGGGCGCCACTTCGCCGGCTACGGTTAACTCGAAACCCTTGCTGCGAGCGCCTTTGACCGCACGATAGGGAGTGCTTCCGTCCGGCAGCGGCGGGCTAGACGGGTCTTCGACCGCAACGTTTTCCTCCTGCGTCCGGAATACTGCGAAGCTTGTGTTCAGCTTGCCGTCCAGGTGTTCGCCCTTGAGGCCGAGCTCATAGTTCTGGCCGGTCTGCGGCGGCAGTACGACATTGCCGGCGTCGCGCGAGGTGGTGGGAATGAAGATCCGGGTGTAGCTGGCGTAGGCCGAATAGTCCTTGCTCAGGTCCACGACCACGCCGGCATAGGGCGTGAAGACGCCGTTTTCCTTGGCGGTGGGATTGTGGGTCCAGAGGTTGGCGGGACCGTTGTAGGACGAGGAGTTCTCTTCGTACCAGGTGGTCCGCGCGCCGAGTATCACCGACACCGGATCTGCCACCTTCAGGCGCGCCGAACCGTAGATGGCGGTTTCCTTCGCGTCCAGGAAGGTGTTGAAGAAGGTGTAGGGCATGGATGGCCGCTGGACATCCCGCAACTCATAGAAATTCACCGGACGGCGATCCCAGCCGGCCGGGTTCGCCGAGTTCAGATTGAGTTCGCTGGTGTAGCGGTTGTAGCTCACCCCCAAGACGGCGCGGTGTTCCCTGCCGAATGCCTGAAACGGCCCTTCGGCGTAGACGTCGAAGGATTTGTTGGTCGAGTTTGCCGGGTTGTCGCGCAGCTCGATGGTGGAGGCGCCGGACGGATCTATGGGCCGGTACGCGAGCAGGTAGCCCCAAGCCGCCTTGCGTTCATTCTTCAGGCGGCTGGCGTCCATCTTGATATGCCAGCCGCTGTCGAAGCGATGGTCCAGCGTGGCGAATATGCGGTCCGTGTACATGTCCCATTGGCTCCACGGCGTCACGGGATTGAAGGACCTGGGCAGGTTCGTGCGCGTGCCGTCGCTGTAGAACAGCGGCGCCTGGCCGAAGTTGGCGCCGTCGATGGCGGTCTTCTGGTGCTCGTAGCCCAGGCTGACCGTGGTGCTCGGCAGGATGTCGGCCTCCAGAATGCCGTAGAAGACATCGTCGGACCGCTTCTTGTAATCGATGAAGCTGTCGCCCGCGGTGCGGGCGGCGACGACCCTGCCGCGCAGCGTGCCGGCGCTGTTCAGCGGGCCGCCCAGGTCGGCTTCGGCGTTGTAGCTGTTCCAGCGGCCAACGCCGGCGGTGACATGCCCGGCGAACTCCGAGCCGGGACGCTTGCGCACCAGGTTCACCGATCCGCCGGGTTCGCCCACGCCGTTGAGCAGGCCTGCGGCGCCGCGCACGACTTCCACCCGGTCGTAGATGGCGGTGTTGATCATCCCTACTTCGGCGGACGGCGTTTTGAACGACAGCGTGGGAACGCCATCGAGCATGGTGTTCAGCGCAAAGCCGCGCGAGGTGAATTGCACGCGCTCATCCAGCCGGTCGACGGCGATGCCGGGCGTCTGGCGCATCACCTCGTCCAGCGTGTTGAGGTTCTGGTCGTCCATCTGCTGCCGCGTGACGACGCTGATGGATTGCGGGGTTTCGCGCAGCGACAGCGGCATGCGAGTGGCGGCGCTGGTTGCCGGCACGGTATAGGAGCCCGTCCCTTCGGAGGGACCTTCGTCGCCAGCACCGGTGACGGTCACGGCGGGCAAGGCCGTGACCTCGCTCTGCGGCAATTTGCGCAGGGTGTAGCCGCCGTCGGCGCGCCTCGCCGGTTCCAGGCCGCTGCCGGCCAGCAACTGGCGCAGGCCGTCCTCGAAGCCATAGCTGCCGCGCAATCCGGGCGATTGCAGGTCGCGCGTCAGAGCGGGATCGAACGACAGCAGGACGCCGGCCTGGGCGGCGTAGGCCGATAGCGCCGCGCTCAGCGGTCCGGGTTCGATGGCCACGCTCACCTGCCCGGCCGGAGTCTGCGCGTTAGCGGGCGTCGTCACCCCGGCCAGCGGCAGCGCGAAGGCGCCAGCCGCGAGCAAGGCAGGAAGGGAGACGCTTGCGCGCAGCAGGGGGAACTGAGGGGGCATGACATGCACTCCAGATATTGGTCTTACCCTCGTAGCCAGATAAGACGCAGAAAGTGCTAGTCGCCGTTACAAAATAGTCTCGCCGCGCGGCACCAGCGACACCCAGTAGCGGGTGCGATGGCGCAGGCCGAGTTGCAGGGTGTCCGCTACCGTGGCCAGCACCCGGTCGGGCTCGGCCAGCGGGAAGGCGCCGGAAATAGGCAGGTGCGCCACTTCGGGCGCGCAATCGATCCAGCCCTTGCGGTAGCGCTGGAGTTCACGCAGGAATTCGCTCAAGGGCATGCTGTCGACCTGCAGCATGCCGCGCTGCCAGGCGGAGGGATCGCCAGTCAGCCCTTCGGCAGCGTCGATATGCCCGCTGGTGAAGCGCAAGCCCATGCCTGCCGGCACGATGCGCGCCGCATCCGCGGGCGCGCCCGGCAGCGCCACGCGCACGGCGCCTTCCAGCACCTGTACCGCCGATACGCCATCGTCGCGCCTGACCACGAAGCGCGTGCCCAGCGCGGTGATGCTGCCTTCGCGGGTACGCACGATGAAGGGCCGCGCAAGCTGTTGCGGGTCCGGCGCGGTTTCGATCAGGATTTCGCCGCCATGCAGCGCAATCAGCCGTTGCTGGGCGTCGAACAGGACGTCCATGGCCGTGGCGGCGTTGAGCACGACGCGGCTATGGTCCGCCAGCATCACCTCGCGCCGCGCGCCAACTGGCGTGCGGTACTGGGCAACCCAGCCACGCCAGGCTTCGTCGACCTGCGCGTAGCCGATGGCGCCCCCGGCGCCGATCAGCACCAGCAACTTGCCCAGCGCGGCGCGGCGGGCGGGCGAGCGCGGCCGGCCCAGCGCGGGCAGCATGCCCTTGGGCACCGCCTCGAAACGGCGCGTCAGGGCTTCGGTGCGCTGCCAGGCGCGTTCGTGTTCGGGATCGGCCTGACGCCAGGCCTGCCATGCCTCCCGGTCCGCCTGGCTGACGACGCCCGAGGTCAAGCGCAGAAACCAGTCCACTGCCCCGTCCAGCGCACGCGGGTCGATGCGCCCTGCGTCGCTGGCGCTCACGGCGCGAACTCCAGGCACTGGCGCAAGGCGCGCGCAATGTACAGCCGTACCGAGCCGACCGACACGCCCAGCACTTTGGCGATATCCGCGTGCGTCAGGCCTTCAAGCTGGCAAAGCAGGAAGGCGCGCCGCACCGGAACGGGCAAGCCGTCCAGCATGGCGTCGATTTCGCACAGCGCTTCCAGCGCCAGGGCGCGCTCCTCGGGCGATGGCGACTGCGCCTGGGGCAACTGCGCCAACGTTTCCAGATAGGCGCGTTCGAGATCCCTGCGCCGCAGGTGGTTGACCATGAGGCCGTGCGCGATGGTCGCCAGATAGGAACGCGGCTCGCGGATGTCGCCCGGTTCGCGGCGGGCCAGCACGCGCAGGTAGGTGTCGTGCACCAGGTCGGCGGCGTC includes these proteins:
- a CDS encoding sigma-70 family RNA polymerase sigma factor codes for the protein MAASDPSPRHPLHTLYQEHQGWLQGWLRKKLGCAFDAADLVHDTYLRVLARREPGDIREPRSYLATIAHGLMVNHLRRRDLERAYLETLAQLPQAQSPSPEERALALEALCEIDAMLDGLPVPVRRAFLLCQLEGLTHADIAKVLGVSVGSVRLYIARALRQCLEFAP